A window from Primulina huaijiensis isolate GDHJ02 chromosome 11, ASM1229523v2, whole genome shotgun sequence encodes these proteins:
- the LOC140987703 gene encoding DNA-directed RNA polymerases II, IV and V subunit 8B-like, whose protein sequence is MSIAELYFDEIFKVHKVDHQVVYDKVSRIIARSEVEEFYLELDVNKEIYPMLPSEKYRMVITNTLLMDGSAVTCYFLENCITEFSSWDIYINRRFFTIINFVCSNIWAEEFVTRLVIYLGKQKSLADKFEYVMHGLSYKMSEVQVKTDDGNSDAKVAVYVSFGGLQLLLRGDPLKVHKFKVDQKLFLLLRKI, encoded by the exons ATGTCTATTGCAGAGCTTTACTTTGACGAGATATTCAAGGTCCATAAAGTGGATCATCAAGTTGTATATGACAAGG tttCGCGTATCATCGCAAGAAGTGAAGTTGAGGAGTTTTATCTGGAGTTAGATGTGAACAAAGAAATATATCCTATGCTCCCGAGTGAGAAATACCGAATGGTGATAACTAACACTCTGTTGATGGATGGTTCGGCTGTTACATGCTACTTTCTTGAG AACTGTATTACCGAATTTTCGAGTTGGGACATATACATCAATAGACGGTTCTTCACAATTATCAATTTTGTGTGTTCGAACATCTGGGCAGAAGAGTTTGTTACAAGGCTTGTGATTTATTTG GGCAAACAAAAATCACTTGCAGACAAATTTGAGTATGTGATGCATGGCCTTTCGTATAAAATGTCAGAAGTTCAAGTAAAGACTGATGATGGAAACAGTGATGCTAAAGT GGCTGTCTATGTTTCATTTGGAGGCCTTCAATTGCTGCTGAGAGGCGATCCCCTGAAGGTGCACAAGTTTAAAGTCGACCAGAAGCTGTTTCTTCTGTTGCGAAAGATATGA
- the LOC140987140 gene encoding RING-H2 finger protein ATL57-like, translated as MAFRLRKLLDESDLYSSCQKEFCDAKKNLNGSCPLDCMNICPDCCRTPIIVTPTQGEAHKSSTLSSFLTVSLAILATSFFFFACYIIYMMFLTRCNSRRPWRSRSSRIGNEESGPEEFLDVDHGPVVDHPIWYIRTVGLDPSVISSIAIVKYEKGGGLIEGTDCSVCLSEFEENESLRLLPKCNHAFHIPCIDTWLRAHTNCPMCRTRIVSNPAPISLSENSIVPNSGGAEETEQSGAENEDSDLRVRIEEEAEPRAPVGLKINEIYGVENGIQPTRRSVSMDYLSASVIRKAIANPSSPQSDETPALESVEMKETNGGTVEKSAGINRNLLRLVGNSSQSRLSRTGSSSMKRSASCSARVLLPRYSGKSWNPVNLP; from the coding sequence ATGGCCTTTCGCCTCAGAAAACTGCTGGATGAATCGGATCTTTATTCAAGCTGCCAAAAAGAATTTTGTGATGCCAAGAAAAACCTCAATGGATCGTGTCCACTTGACTGTATGAACATATGCCCTGATTGTTGCAGAACTCCGATCATCGTCACCCCAACACAGGGCGAAGCGCACAAATCCTCTACTCTTTCTAGTTTTCTCACGGTATCCTTAGCCATCTTGGCCacgtctttctttttctttgcttGCTACATAATCTACATGATGTTCTTGACACGGTGTAACTCAAGGAGGCCATGGAGGTCTCGATCATCCAGGATTGGTAATGAAGAGTCGGGCCCGGAAGAGTTTCTTGACGTTGATCACGGCCCGGTCGTTGACCATCCAATCTGGTACATAAGGACAGTTGGTCTTGATCCATCTGTTATCAGCTCGATTGCGATAGTTAAGTATGAGAAAGGCGGGGGTCTTATAGAAGGAACAGATTGCTCTGTTTGCTTGAGCGAGTTTGAAGAAAATGAGAGCCTTAGATTGCTGCCTAAATGTAATCATGCTTTCCACATTCCTTGCATTGATACATGGCTCAGAGCACACACGAATTGCCCGATGTGTCGGACCCGAATAGTGAGCAACCCAGCGCCTATTTCATTGTCAGAGAATTCGATTGTTCCGAATTCAGGCGGGGCGGAGGAAACAGAGCAATCTGGTGCAGAGAATGAGGATTCTGACTTGAGAGTTAGGATTGAGGAAGAGGCCGAACCCCGGGCTCCAGTGGGACTAAAGATTAATGAAATTTACGGAGTAGAGAATGGGATTCAACCAACGAGAAGATCTGTTTCAATGGATTATTTATCGGCATCAGTTATCAGAAAAGCCATTGCCAACCCTTCTTCACCTCAATCTGATGAAACTCCCGCCCTCGAATCGGTTGAAATGAAAGAAACAAATGGTGGGACTGTTGAAAAAAGTGCTGGGATCAATCGAAACTTGTTGAGATTAGTTGGAAACTCATCACAATCGAGGCTTTCGAGAACAGGGTCTTCTTCTATGAAAAGATcagcttcatgtagtgcaagaGTATTGCTTCCAAGATACAGCGGCAAGAGCTGGAATCCTGTTAATCTTCCATGA
- the LOC140987872 gene encoding uncharacterized protein: MAASRNSSSSYKFQTWVTLFYRKRIVSGGPWPSRLSHRRELPPYCCGSVDQGLRFFSGSSTAHAETKLAMGKYQSADRVQSSIPAPHKNGFSNWMKWTLGSLLSLLLPLLGKTWKNVLRLEGKVEVVGEEVEAVAEVAESVANAADKVLKEVVEELPSNSKFKEAAEDMEYLCCVAAQDSKLIQNLIHKAGEVKQDLEDMDTIIQTAFGDVQLAEETKKPT, encoded by the exons ATGGCTGCATCAAGAAATTCATCATCCTCGTACAAATTCCAGACTTGGGTCACGCTTTTTTACCGGAAAAGAATTGTATCCGGTGGTCCGTGGCCGAGCCGCCTGTCCCACCGCCGGGAGCTGCCACCATATTGTTGTGGTTCTGTGGATCAAGGGCTGAGGTTCTTTAGTGGCAGCTCTACGGCGCATGCTGAAACCAAATTGGCTAT GGGAAAGTATCAAAGTGCTGACCGGGTACAATCATCAATACCAGCTCCTCACAAGAATGGCTTCTCCAATTG GATGAAATGGACCTTGGGATCTTTACTGTCGTTGCTATTGCCTCTGTTGGGTAAAACCTGGAAAAATGTGCTAAGACTAGAAG GGAAAGTAGAAGTGGTGGGGGAAGAGGTCGAAGCGGTGGCGGAAGTGGCGGAGTCGGTGGCAAACGCTGCCGATAAGGTGTTGAAGGAGGTGGTGGAAGAGTTGCCTAGTAATAGCAAATTTAAAGAAGCAGCTGAAGACATGGAATATTTGTGCTGTGTTGCCGCCCAGGATTCTAAGCTCATTCAGAATTTAATACACAAG GCTGGTGAAGTAAAGCAAGATTTGGAAGACATGGATACTATTATCCAGACAGCTTTTGGTGATGTGCAATTGGCTGAGGAGACCAAAAAGCCCACATAA